From the Xylocopa sonorina isolate GNS202 chromosome 9, iyXylSono1_principal, whole genome shotgun sequence genome, the window TCAAATTTATATTACATTTTGAATTAtctcatagaaataagaatggCGAACGTGTTTACGATTTTTCTTAGTTATTCATCAGAGTTTCaataataatagaaatgaaattgcttGACGTGCACTCTTCAATTGTCACGCTCGAATTGCATAAAATGATAAGCGGCAATAGATGAAACTGCTGAATATATGAAAGCTATATTTctttatttactatataataaagtACATATATAATACCTTACATACGAAAATCTTAGACCAacattatattattaattatacacTACGTCGACAAATTCTTCGAATTCTCATGCAGCCTGTCCATTCGGTCGATAAAACCACGCAAGAATTTCTGCGATCGATTAATGATTACTAAACAACTATTTCGAAGGAAGTTATCTGCTTTTCTTACTTAGGGTACCGTGTACCCTAACTCGGTAGATACAGGTGTACTCTTTGTTACCACTGTTTGAGCGAACCAttaattcgattatttcatacgCATTCTTCGGTTTGTTCTATAAATTACACGtaattatatgtatgtatacatatCTCATAAAATTCATATCGTATTGAAGTAAATCTCATTTTACTTGGACTTCGAAATATTGTACAGGAGGGCCAGTATTGTCGTACGTAAATTCGCCAAAGAAGAAAGGATCTGTATCGTCTACGCTAGTTAAGCCCTAGAAATATATTCACCAGCGTTAGAAGAATTCGTGTTATACTATAGCATATTGTATTTAACTCTTTGATTACTATATTCAAATATTCAAAATACTGAAGCAATCACCAtaagcgcaagttttccaagcATCATCTATGCGCCTTCAGCCGTCTACAGGATTACAAGCGTAATTTTTCTAAGCGCCTTTAGGCGCCTACAATATCACAAGTGCAATTTTTGTAAGCATCTTTAAATGCCTGCAGTATAACAAACGCAAAGTTTCCAAGCGCCTACAGCATCGCTATGCAAGCTTTTCAAGCGCCTACAGTATCGCAAGTGCAAGATTTCCAAGCGCCTACAGTACACAAGTGCATGCGCAAGTTTTCTAACCGCCTACAAAATTACAAGCGCAAGCGCAAGTTTTTCAAGCGTCTACAGTATCACAAGAGTCTTTAGGCGCCAACTGTAGTCAAAGAGTTAAAGCAGAGAATTTTCTTTCATTCGTATATATATTTCGTTCGATATAACGTTTATCGAAATACAAAATTCTTTATTGTAATAATGTGCTTAAATAGAAAATATACTTTATGCTTACCGAAATAGAAAAATCCTTTGGTGCAGTGCTCGTTTCCCCGGTAGGAGATATCGACTGTGGAATGTGTTCGAGACTTACTCCAGACACACAGACCGGACCAAGTAATTGTATAACAACACTTCCGCTGCTGCCTTTGAATGCCCAGCACTCGCCAGGAAGAACACCAGTCTGCACGAGTAAAACAAGCAAAACACTGAATATTTCAAACGAAATACAGTCAACCCCCTTACAATTATATTATACCCCCTTATAATTATAATTTCACTATTCATACAAAATGATTAGTTCTATACAGAACAAAAGGTACAAGAAGTTGATAGAATTAAATACTTAAGCATAAATTGAATACTTTAGCAGTTGCATAATTTTTACTTAAACTTATTGAACAATTCAACTTTAATATCATGAAATGTCTAATCTCTTTAGGGACACTGATTTCTTAGAAAATATATTCATTAAAATCGACTGTATTTTACATACTTGCTATTTTATGTtataatgttcgaattttaacataTTAAACGTACGCGTTGATCAGTGTCTCTGAAAAGGTTTAAGTAATTATTCGTTAAACGTGAAACGCTTTAATTACAATAAATTGAACAAATTAAATTAAGCTCATAATTGTAAATATCATTGGTACTTTAAATTCACCCGTTTGCAAGTCAAATTAatccttttgcaaatcaagtacttatgcttaaatattttatttacaaaAAAAAGAACACCAAATGTAAAGGTAATGAGAAACAAAAAATTCATCGAAAAAGGTTcggatatttatttaaaagtaattaCTAATCCACGATTACCTAGTTAGTATATATCAATGAGAAAACTCGTTAAGTTACTATCGGCTGCTATAGCAGAACCATTACCATACATATATGTgtgtataaattatatttatacaCAATTTTCATAAATACAtactattaattattaaataattatgagtAATGTAATATGTACCGATTTTAATCGGTACATATTAATGAATGAGATTTTTGACATCTTACTATCCAGTTTACATTTGCTGTTTCttttaaatgaaatatttaagTTGAAACACTTTGTTAAGTCCCAGTGGACTTTATTGTTCgaaatatagccacatttggcaaacagatgtccgtagcaggaataatctccaaaaagccactactttcgaagtcgaggtaattactattcactccacatacctactaaaggtcgttgtcgtttctttaaatctttgtgccgttttcctataaatcaagtcgaggcgctttttgggtttattgcttgctacggtcaagattaggacatGCGGAACTCATGTGTGTGTCACCCGAGGGTAAGACTGggtacctgcgggtgaccgacggtttggggcggttactttatcagaatttgcagtaaccaataatagtcgacagccgcttccctcaccaaactTCCAAAAATGTGTAAGGACGAATCCGCATGTTCTAGCTAAAAAACACACCCACCGGCGAGCCTTTAAATACGCCGGAATAGTTAGAGAGCCATGAGAATAACAAGTACTTGTCGAAAATCAATTTGTCATGAGAATCAATGTGTCGTGAGAATCACAAGATTTTGTCGTAAATTTGCTGAGTGTGTAACAAGAATTTGTCGAGACTCAAAAGGAATTTATCGAGAGTCTTAAAGGAGTAACAACCGTACGATATACATACACAAACCTTGTCGACTACAGTCCCCATCAGTCACCGAAATACAAACTATAAAAAACACAAGTGGTTAAGGATCATTTTTCAACAAAGTCTAATCCCTTAATCACACCCACGTTAAACCAAACGTCAGGAATTAACAGTAACTACAAAATCTTGATCAGATATTCCATGTGCTAATGAACAGAGGGCGCAAAATGGCCAGCTGTATCTACAAATGTTCGTTTCACGCGAGTTGGACCGTCGCCATACCATGAGCTAATAGCGAATTTATGGTTGCAATAGTGAAAACAAGCGATTACGCCTTCTTTAAATTAATTACAACCATCGTGAACAACGCAGAAATCGATAGCAGCAAGAAGAATTCTTGGCTACGCTTGGCAAGAGGGGAAGGAAAGATATCTTTCTTACAAAATCTTGTTAAGAGGAGACTACCTTTTCATCGCGATAAGTCGAAGAAAACCTTCCACAGGTCGTCTACGTTCAACTGACCTTTCTTTGTGACGAGCCTCGTTTAATTAAATGCACCGAGTGCGCATAAGAATCTAAATGAGCTTAGTTCAATTCCTACCACCTGTTTATTATCAGTTATACAAACGATTCACGAACGGAAGCGGCTCACACCGCTTTTCAGATTTTTTACTATTTTACCGCCGATGTACTTGATTTACGCTTAAACTTATAATTTCCTGTTGCGTTTGTTGAATTTGTCGCTTTGACGATTGAACGACTGGATATTTGCAAGAGATGATTTTTGTAGATTTCCATTTAATCATAAGCCAAAAATATGTTAATCCCGTTTACAAAAATCCATTGGTTCGTATTAATGTGTTAATTCATATTTTTCTTCGTGTTTTCACATCGTTATTAGCAGAAAAGAGTCGCGTGCATTCCTTTAATTCTAAAAGTATCCACTTAAggattaaaattaaaattataaaataaaacttTCAGCGTTTCCGTGTAGTTTGTCCACGTTTCATAACAGTTGAACtattattaatataaaaatCTGCAGAAAGTAATTATTAAAAGTATCGTAAGACAAGGGGTTAATGTCTACCTCAAACAGTAAAAAGCACAATCTAAAGAAGAAGAATTTTTCATCACGTCTACTAATTGTTAATCCATAGGACACAATAAATTCAAGATAAACTGAACTTAAGTATcttttcgataaaaaaaaatgaaattctgATTAAACAGAAAATGCATTGAGAATTACAGTTTGTGATTGAATTGCTGACCAGAAAAGACGAATTaaataagaaaattaaaatatatcaaattgaaaaaattctagtttcatgatttaTTAATTTTCCGTTCCACAAGCAAGTATATACCCATCCAGTAAGAAGATACTGATGATACTTCGATACACGATAATTCTCAAAAATATGAGCCGTTTATTTTGACAGTGGCCTTTTCATTTTGAAGTAAACtgtgaataatatatttaaagtcgatttttgtaaaataaaaactAGCTGGTCAATAGAATGATAATCGTTTTTATTTTGAATGTGGCTTAAGTTCAATGTGCCCAAACATATTGTAGATGTGATTGACCATAAGTGCCTATTATCAGGGTATTCATTTCTATTTAACGTTAGGGATTTTGGTGTTGTAGAAGTGGCgttaaaaaaaaacaatttcTTGTTCATTCCTAAGGAATACAACGAGGTCGTAAAAAATTCTAGATCAAATGAAACGAGGGGATTTCATTTCAATTAAGACTCTAGAGCAGGGGTCCCTCAAGCTGGTGCCATggcaataattaattttcgaaaattaattaaacgtcCCATAAACGTAAAAGAAATAATGAAAAATTCATTCAAACGGTTTTATTCGTCGCATTAAAAACAATTGAGCATTAAATTGCCACTGTTTTTTCTTCTCCTAAGTATTCAAACCGCTTCAGAAACAACTGTGCCGCGAAATTTGTTTAGCTGCACAAGGGTGCCGCGACAAAAAAAGTTGAAAAACCACTGGTCTGGAGAACGCGATTTGTAGAAGAATAAAAACTACTGAAAACGGAGAAATGGTAAATTGGTGCAAAATATGTTGGATGTGATTTTTGAGAACCAAGTCATATAAATTGTTCTAGAAGACATCGATGAATGATGGATGATGCACCATTCAAAACTCTGGACTTACCACCGCGTTGGAGGGAACCAAGATACTTTAATAATGTACGAAAAACCAAGACCAATCGCAACGCTAAAATACAACAATTTAATGGACTAATTGATTcgaatattattaaatttaacGTTATATTTGTTTAATAACGAATAAAAGTTGATTACCTTTCCATTTTTCTAAACTGAAACAAACATTTTGCTACAGAGTGAGATTAATAATTATAGTCCAGTCTACATTAGAATTCAGTAAAACGGTCAATAATCATTTTCAAGGACCtttttcttattattatttttctttgACATAACACAATTTTAAATACGAATTTGGCTgtagcaataataataaattgcTTTGCTAAAATTTCTGTTTCTTCATATTGCTATATTCGTGTTTGTAATAATCGTTAATAACCTTGCTCACCAAATAATtcaaattttatgtttcatcgtTGAAGTCGAGGCGGTCCTTCAGCTTATTACTCACTATGGTTAGTTCGTGTCACATGGGAGTGGAATTTAGTACCTGCAAGTTATCGCTAGACAATAAATGCCACTTTACCTCAAATTTTGCTCGAtaaagaaaattgaaaaaaacCCTTCCAGCCTTCCTACTAAAATGTAAGTAATCGAATTAGAGAGCATTATTTTTTACGGTAAGTGAAAACCCCTGTGAAAAAGTAGAACGCCCTGTGAAAACTATTATAAGCGTTTGCTCGAAGCAAACAGACTCAGATTCTCACCAATTTCTCTAATGTAACACATTCAACCATCCCTAATATCGTTTAACTATACGCTCGTGATTAACATTAACGTGCAAAGTGAGCGTGCAAAAAAGACTTCTTGCATATTGAACATTATTTTCCGCACGTCTGAACACATTTCTTTCCTGGCCATTTCAACTCCTCGCAACGTTCTTCTTCCCTTTACCTTACTGTAAATTGAGGGTGATTCAATTTACAGGAAATatgcgcagtgaatatcataataCAAATGTTGCCAATATTCAGAATGGCTAAAAGGGAATGCACATTTTTTGAGTACTTCGCTTTGCATCATTTTCAAAGAAGCAGAATTTTATTTATGAAAAAATGAATCTACGATTTAAAAAATGTACGACCTTCCACTCGAAATCAAGAGCATAAATAATATTGTAAATAGTCAATGTTGCATTACATTAAGACCAGCCAGGGTCAACTAAACAGATTGAATACATTGTTTAGAAATATAGAGTTGGATTCATTGAGGACTCTTCTTCCTTCGGCAATcaacaattttttaaaattatcaACACAAGTGCCGCCCTAGGTATTTCGACCGGTATTTCAAACTACGCAAGGCGAAATCGAGGACGTgacaaaggaaaaagaaaagaaataattgAGAATGTTTTAAAGCACCGGCCTGAACAACTGCCGCTTAAATGGCAAAAGTGTATAGACAATGTAAGATAGTCGGTACGTGGTTGACTAATCACAACACAGAGTTTGCTGCTCGCTTTTCTTTATTAAATTCCCTTCGAGCTCGTTCTCTCGGTTCGCGTCGTCGTTGTCGACTGTGTCTTTCTCAGCTTGCATTCCCACCACGTTGGGTTCTTTTTGGCCTGCAAGGTAGGGGGTTTTCTGGCCTATGTGATTTTCATCGCGTCTTTTCGATGATTATTGGAAAATTCCATTGCCAGCTCGGTGTCGCTTGTTTATGATATCCGTCGCGCTCTAAGTGTCGCCCGTAGGGCTAAGTACCCCGACCAAGACTTAtcgaattgcgaaatgtcaacgGCCTCGGTCCGGGTTCGTCGTTATCAGGTGGTGACGGGCGCCACAGACAATATGGATGCATACattgataaataaaataatttcatATATTTGTAAGTTATGAGCCTACTtcgtctttcttttttttttttgcaaatttCATCCTTCACGATCTAATAATTTAAAGACCTGAATGAGAAATTTAGTTACGAATTTCACCAACTAAGATGTACTATATATAGATATTCTATTATTTACCTATTACCGATTCTCTCCCACTCGGCCATCTAAAAATTTATATCCACCACTTTGAGAACCAATAGAATACACGCTTCATGATTGGTTGTTCAGTTATGTCGACCTTTGATAGGCTTGATCCTCCCATCTCTACACCTTGCCCAAATTTCCCTATTGTGGTATATAAACAGACGGCTACATCCTCTAACAGTCTGAGTTCAGGTTTGCAAGAGGGCAATAGGTTGGACAAATAAAGGGCAAGATGCATATAAGTAAGTAAACTTACGAACATAATATGTAATGCGATGAACGGTgattgtaaaattaattataaattatatctgACGCATTGTTAGAAATTAGTTTATAAAGGCATGCAAATATATCGTAACGGTTATGTTACTATAtcgaaattttccaatttcTGTACTCCTACGTTACAGAATTTGAGAAATATTATTAAGGAACACAAGGATATATCAGTTCGACATTTAATATCTTTTATACTCTCAATCTTTTGCTATTGTCACGGAATATTTTCCAACAAAATGAGACgagaatttattattctagaataACATTTTTCTTTGATACGTGTTTTATAGATTTACGCAGC encodes:
- the LOC143427181 gene encoding SUN domain-containing protein 3-like; this encodes MNSEIIIIRGYNIIVRGLTTGVLPGECWAFKGSSGSVVIQLLGPVCVSGVSLEHIPQSISPTGETSTAPKDFSISGLTSVDDTDPFFFGEFTYDNTGPPVQYFEVQNKPKNAYEIIELMVRSNSGNKEYTCIYRVRVHGTLSKKSR